A genomic window from Cytophagia bacterium CHB2 includes:
- a CDS encoding S9 family peptidase has product EESVKDIGALLDWIAQQPELDASRVGVTGGSYGGYMTLAAMFMYNDRIRAGVDVVGISNFVTFLESTQEYRRDLRRVEYGDERDPKMREFLNRISPTTNAHKITKPLFVIQGLNDPRVPASESQQIVETVRRNRGQVWYLVAKDEGHGFQKKGNRDYQSNATTLFWEEFLLDKKEGTN; this is encoded by the coding sequence CGAAGAATCGGTGAAAGATATCGGCGCATTGCTCGACTGGATTGCGCAACAACCCGAGCTGGATGCGAGCCGCGTGGGCGTGACCGGCGGTTCTTACGGGGGCTACATGACGCTCGCCGCCATGTTTATGTACAACGATCGCATTCGCGCCGGCGTTGATGTGGTGGGCATCAGCAATTTTGTGACGTTTCTCGAAAGCACGCAGGAGTATCGCCGCGATTTGCGCCGCGTCGAGTATGGCGATGAACGCGACCCCAAGATGCGTGAGTTTCTCAACAGAATCTCGCCCACCACCAACGCGCACAAAATCACCAAACCGCTGTTTGTGATTCAAGGACTCAACGACCCGCGCGTGCCGGCAAGTGAATCGCAACAAATCGTGGAAACCGTGCGCCGCAACCGCGGCCAGGTCTGGTATCTCGTGGCAAAGGACGAAGGCCACGGTTTTCAGAAAAAGGGGAATCGTGACTATCAGTCGAATGCCACAACCTTGTTTTGGGAGGAGTTTTTGTTGGATAAGAAAGAAGGGACGAATTGA